A segment of the Nitrospirota bacterium genome:
CTCCAAAACCTGGCACCGGCTTCCCAACACCCTGGCTCTCGACGATGTTGATCAGCTCCTTCAACCTGTTGATCAAAACACACCGCTCGCCTGCCGGAATATGGCCATGATCGAACTTCTTTACGCCACCGGCCTGAGAGTGTCGGAATTGGTTTCGTTAACTCTTTCTTCTCTTTTTCTGAATGAAGGGGTGATTAAGACAATGGGGAAGGGATCAAAAGAACGGCTGATACCGATTGGGGAGCTGGCGGTCGAAAAATTAAACCATTACTTAAAACACAAACGGTCAAAGCTCTTAAAAGATAAAACATCGGATTTTCTTTTTTTAAATTATTCAGGAAAGGGGCTAACTCGTCAGGCGTTTTGGTATCTGCTTAAAAAGCGGGCTCTGCGGGCCGGGATCAAACGATCGTTTTCTCCCCATACCTTAAGGCACTCTTTTGCAACGCATTTATTGGAAAGAGGGGCTGATCTAAGATCGGTCCAGGCGCTCCTGGGTCACGCCAATATTTCCACGACCCAGATCTATACCCACATTACCCGCGAAAGGCTGAAAAAAATTCATCAACAATTTCATCCACGCGGATAGTGCGTGCTGGGCAACCACGGGGGGTTGCCCCTACTTCTTAGCAAAGCGTTTTCGGTCGTTTTCGCTCAAGTAGCGTTTTCGCAACCGGATCGATTTCGGCGTGACTTCCACCAGCTCGTCATCCGCGATAAATTCAATGGCCTGCTCAAGGCTCAGTTTCCTCGGAGGAGTCAGGACAATCGCGTCTTCGGCGGTAGAAGAACGAATATTGTTAAGATGTTTCTTCTTGCAGACATTGACCACCATGTCGTTATTCCGTGAATTTTCTCCGACAATCATCCCTTCATACACCTGGACCTGCGGATCGATAAATAAAGCGCCCCGCTCCTGAACGTGGTTCATGGCGTAAGTCACCGCATCCCCCTGGTCCATTGAAACCAATACCCCTTTGATCCGCCCGGGCACATCTCCTTTATAGGCCTGGTAATCATGAAAATGGTGGTTTAGAATTCCGGTCCCTTTCGTATCGGTCAAAAATTCCGTCCGGTAGCCGAATAAACATCGCGCTGGAATTTCAAACTCAAGACGGACATACCCGGTCCCGTTATTGACCATATTTTTTAACGCAGCCTTTCTCTGTCCCA
Coding sequences within it:
- the xerD gene encoding site-specific tyrosine recombinase XerD, coding for MINKWVRSLSLVLESYRRDLLKFTAFLNKKRMTEIEKIKKEHLQTFLNQCRNSGLSSTSLNRLLSSLRMFFRFLQYESLVQTDPTLFIESSKTWHRLPNTLALDDVDQLLQPVDQNTPLACRNMAMIELLYATGLRVSELVSLTLSSLFLNEGVIKTMGKGSKERLIPIGELAVEKLNHYLKHKRSKLLKDKTSDFLFLNYSGKGLTRQAFWYLLKKRALRAGIKRSFSPHTLRHSFATHLLERGADLRSVQALLGHANISTTQIYTHITRERLKKIHQQFHPRG